In Juglans microcarpa x Juglans regia isolate MS1-56 chromosome 8D, Jm3101_v1.0, whole genome shotgun sequence, the following are encoded in one genomic region:
- the LOC121241894 gene encoding protein CHLORORESPIRATORY REDUCTION 6, chloroplastic, with protein MDLSIKPILPLSPPLNQTIYSSTPWMSCKPISDPMAFLHISHSTRPRREVAASVSFNPSGNFDLSLYDDEEDASKPSPPMPPSEGRFEIVIDNDIIRRLDLSPFQATTGINSPLSVEPQEFLERKIGFSINYTREDPRDPRELSEFPDIRLWFVRLDATYPWLPVLLDWRAGELARYAAMLVPHQMNMRMGIVFNPEALELFIMKKVFIVYSWLKRHDIPKPRLKTSDMARMLGFIIGDELFDLIEEHPLDPS; from the exons ATGGATTTATCTATCAAACCTATACTTCCACTCTCTCCTCCACTAAATCAGACCATTTACTCTTCCACTCCATGGATGTCCTGCAAACCCATCTCAGATCCTATGGCCTTTCTGCACATTTCACATTCAACTCGGCCCCGTAGAGAAGTGGCGGCCTCAGTTTCCTTCAATCCATCTGGGAATTTCGACCTCTCCTTATATGATGATGAAGAGG ATGCATCAAAACCATCACCCCCAATGCCACCAAGTGAAGGCCGATTTGAGATAGTTATTGATAATGATATCATTCGCCGTCTTGACTTATCCCCATTTCAAGCCACAACAGGAATCAACTCACCATTATCCG TCGAGCCACAAGAGTTCCTTGAACGTAAAATTGGCTTTTCCATCAACTATACAAGAGAAGATCCACGTGATCCCAGAGAATTATCAGAATTTCCTGATATAAGACTCTGGTTTGTCAGACTCGATGCCACTTATCCATGGCTGCCTGTCTTGTTGGACTGGAGAGCTGGAGAGCTTGCTCGTTATGCAGCCATGCTAGTCCCTCACCAG ATGAACATGAGAATGGGTATTGTTTTTAATCCTGAGGCACTGGAGCTGTTTATTATGAAGAAAGTCTTCATTGTCTATTCTTGGTTGAAGCGACATGATATTCCAAAGCCTAGACTGAAGACAAGTGACATGGCCAGGATGCTTGGATTTATTATTGGAGATGAACTATTCGATCTGATCGAAGAACACCCACTTGATCCATCATAA